From Nocardia sp. XZ_19_385, the proteins below share one genomic window:
- a CDS encoding urea amidolyase associated protein UAAP2 has translation MNATSARTIVLDETVPACAPWSTVVGAGEVLEIIDLHGNQAVDCLLYNAADPTDRYSAQATVTAQRNIFLTTGSVLLTDSGTALMTVLADEVGNHDTIAGACSQESNTLRYGHHTRHQHACVENFLVEAMKHGLGKRDLVSNINWFMNVPVEPDGTLGIVDGLSAPGKKVTLRAETATLVLVSNCPQINNPCNGFDPTPVQMMVSR, from the coding sequence GTGAACGCCACCTCGGCTCGCACGATCGTCCTGGACGAAACCGTTCCCGCTTGCGCCCCATGGTCCACCGTCGTCGGCGCGGGCGAGGTGCTCGAAATCATCGACCTGCACGGCAATCAGGCGGTCGACTGCCTGCTCTACAACGCGGCCGACCCCACCGACCGCTACAGCGCGCAGGCCACCGTCACCGCGCAGCGCAATATCTTCCTCACCACCGGCAGTGTGCTGCTGACGGATTCGGGGACCGCCCTGATGACGGTGCTCGCGGACGAGGTCGGCAACCACGACACCATCGCCGGCGCCTGCTCCCAGGAATCCAACACCCTGCGCTACGGCCATCACACCCGCCACCAGCACGCCTGCGTGGAGAACTTCCTCGTCGAGGCAATGAAACATGGTCTGGGCAAACGAGATCTGGTCTCCAACATCAACTGGTTCATGAACGTGCCGGTGGAGCCGGACGGCACCCTCGGGATCGTCGACGGGTTGTCCGCCCCCGGAAAGAAGGTCACGCTGCGCGCGGAGACCGCCACGCTGGTGCTGGTCTCCAATTGCCCGCAGATCAACAACCCCTGCAACGGTTTCGACCCGACGCCGGTGCAGATGATGGTGTCGCGATGA
- a CDS encoding 5-oxoprolinase/urea amidolyase family protein — translation MAAAFGAQVEVVRPGMLTTVQDWPGRIGYWHIGVPPSGPMDDLSFRLGNRVLGNPEGAGGLECTLGGPALRFAESTWVCVTGAPADVTIDGAPVELWRTVQVPAGGVLDIGAIRGPGMRTYVLISGGIQLPEYLGSIATFTLGKFGGSDGSALRAGTVLPLGAPRARVAPAVPMDDQPVLTKRWELAVTEGPHGAPEFFTRNDFDTITGTDYEVHFNSDRTGVRLIGPKPEWARTDGGEAGLHPSNIHDNAYSIGALDFTGDTPILLGPDGPSLGGFVCPVTVVAADKWKLGQLAPGDKVRFVPICSENAASVRELGALRRANLPVVLSSGGDGDDGVLRRADVDDEIGVTYRRQGDDGVLVEYGRLTLDLTLRARVHALYQHLLAAAVRGIVEMVPGVRSLQVRVDPCVLPIPRLLELLAETEQHLPAADELVVPSRTVHLPLSWDDPSTREAITRYMHGVRADAPWCPWNIEFIRRMNGLATVEDVYQTVFDAEYLVLGLGDVYLGAPVATPTDPRHRLVTTKYNPARTWTPENAVGIGGAYLCIYGMEGPGGYQFVGRTTQVWNHAWQPGATADANPWLLRYFDRIRWYPVEADELLDKRADFAAGNVEVKAEDGEFGLADYRKFLADNAESIDEFRAVQAGAFTAERDSWQAAGELN, via the coding sequence ATGGCAGCGGCATTCGGCGCGCAGGTCGAAGTGGTTCGGCCGGGCATGCTGACCACCGTGCAGGACTGGCCAGGGCGCATTGGTTATTGGCACATCGGAGTTCCGCCGTCGGGACCGATGGATGACCTGTCGTTCCGTCTCGGCAATCGAGTGCTCGGAAATCCGGAGGGCGCAGGCGGTTTGGAGTGCACACTCGGCGGCCCGGCATTGCGGTTCGCCGAATCGACGTGGGTCTGCGTGACCGGCGCACCGGCTGATGTCACCATTGACGGCGCGCCCGTGGAGCTTTGGCGAACCGTGCAGGTTCCCGCAGGTGGCGTCCTCGATATCGGCGCGATCCGTGGGCCGGGAATGCGGACCTACGTGCTGATCTCCGGCGGGATTCAGCTGCCCGAATACCTGGGCAGCATCGCCACTTTCACGCTCGGCAAGTTCGGCGGGAGCGATGGCAGCGCCTTGCGCGCCGGGACGGTTCTCCCGCTGGGTGCGCCGCGGGCACGGGTCGCCCCAGCGGTACCGATGGATGACCAGCCGGTCCTGACCAAGCGCTGGGAACTGGCAGTCACCGAGGGCCCGCACGGTGCCCCGGAGTTCTTCACCCGCAACGACTTCGACACCATCACCGGCACCGATTACGAGGTGCACTTCAACTCCGACCGCACCGGTGTCCGCTTGATCGGCCCGAAACCCGAGTGGGCGCGGACCGACGGCGGTGAGGCCGGTCTGCATCCGTCGAACATCCACGACAACGCGTATTCGATCGGCGCACTGGACTTCACCGGTGACACCCCGATCCTGCTCGGCCCGGACGGTCCGAGCCTGGGCGGGTTCGTCTGCCCGGTAACCGTTGTCGCGGCCGACAAGTGGAAGCTCGGCCAGCTCGCCCCCGGGGACAAGGTGCGGTTCGTGCCGATCTGCAGCGAGAATGCCGCCTCTGTCCGGGAATTGGGCGCGCTGCGGCGGGCCAACTTGCCGGTGGTGCTGTCCAGCGGCGGTGACGGCGACGACGGTGTGCTGCGCCGCGCCGACGTCGACGATGAAATCGGCGTCACCTATCGCCGCCAGGGCGATGACGGCGTGCTCGTCGAATACGGGCGGCTGACATTGGACCTCACGCTTCGTGCCCGGGTCCACGCGTTGTACCAGCATCTCCTCGCTGCGGCTGTGCGGGGCATTGTCGAAATGGTGCCTGGCGTTCGCTCACTTCAGGTCCGAGTGGACCCCTGTGTCCTGCCCATCCCGCGCTTGCTGGAGCTCTTGGCCGAGACCGAACAACACCTGCCCGCCGCCGACGAGCTCGTAGTACCCAGCCGCACCGTGCATTTGCCGCTGTCCTGGGACGATCCGTCGACCCGGGAGGCGATCACCCGCTACATGCACGGTGTCCGCGCGGACGCGCCCTGGTGCCCGTGGAACATCGAATTCATCCGCCGCATGAACGGATTGGCCACGGTCGAGGATGTCTACCAGACCGTCTTCGACGCCGAGTACCTCGTGCTCGGCCTCGGCGACGTGTATCTCGGTGCGCCCGTGGCAACTCCGACCGACCCGCGCCACCGCCTGGTCACCACCAAGTACAACCCGGCCCGCACCTGGACCCCGGAGAACGCTGTCGGCATCGGCGGGGCATACCTCTGCATCTACGGCATGGAAGGCCCCGGCGGCTACCAATTCGTGGGCCGCACAACCCAAGTCTGGAATCACGCCTGGCAACCTGGCGCAACAGCAGACGCAAACCCCTGGCTGCTCCGATACTTCGATCGGATTCGCTGGTACCCCGTCGAGGCGGATGAGCTCCTCGACAAGCGCGCCGACTTCGCCGCGGGCAACGTGGAGGTGAAAGCCGAAGACGGCGAGTTCGGACTCGCCGACTACCGAAAGTTCCTCGCCGACAACGCCGAATCCATCGACGAGTTCCGCGCGGTGCAGGCTGGAGCCTTCACCGCCGAACGCGACTCCTGGCAGGCGGCGGGCGAACTCAACTGA
- a CDS encoding epoxide hydrolase family protein, with amino-acid sequence MSNDIKQFRIDIPQQQLDDLRHRLDNALLPALLPGDDWDTGVPTAWLREMVDYWRTGYDWRAEEAKLNAYSQFTTEIDGQTIYFLHVRSNEPNAVPLLLTHGWPGSVVEFLDLIGPLTDPAAHGGDPADAFHVVIPALPGFSFSSPVRENGWPVARIAAVWAELMNRLGYERYGVQGGDIGAGVSPEVARVVPDKVIGVHINGSLGFPELPLPEAEMAALTDLERDRISRIEAFMNEEFGYIAIQSTRPQALAYGLVDSPVGQLAWIMDKFREWTHPRNVDPDKIIDRDRLLTNVMLYWLTGTAGSAAFVGYAQGQPWGPPKQNSGVPTAAIIFAHDVGIRRYAERENTITRWIDVDRGGHFAALEEPEMLLTDVREFFRELR; translated from the coding sequence ATGAGCAACGACATCAAGCAGTTCCGCATCGACATCCCGCAACAGCAGCTCGATGACCTGCGTCATCGGCTCGACAACGCGCTCCTGCCGGCCCTGCTGCCGGGTGACGACTGGGATACCGGCGTCCCGACCGCCTGGCTGCGCGAGATGGTGGACTACTGGCGCACCGGCTACGACTGGCGCGCGGAAGAGGCGAAGCTCAACGCCTACTCGCAGTTCACGACCGAAATCGACGGCCAGACCATCTACTTCCTGCACGTCCGGTCGAACGAGCCGAATGCCGTCCCGCTGCTGCTGACTCACGGCTGGCCCGGGTCGGTGGTCGAATTCCTCGACCTGATCGGGCCTTTGACCGATCCGGCGGCCCACGGCGGCGATCCGGCCGACGCGTTCCACGTGGTGATCCCCGCGCTGCCGGGCTTCAGCTTCTCCAGTCCGGTACGCGAAAACGGCTGGCCTGTTGCGAGAATCGCCGCCGTGTGGGCCGAGCTGATGAATCGCCTCGGCTATGAGCGGTACGGCGTCCAGGGCGGTGACATCGGGGCCGGCGTCAGCCCCGAGGTGGCGCGCGTTGTGCCGGACAAGGTGATCGGCGTGCACATCAACGGATCCCTGGGATTCCCCGAATTGCCGCTGCCCGAGGCGGAAATGGCCGCCCTCACCGACCTGGAGCGCGACCGCATCAGCCGCATCGAGGCGTTCATGAACGAGGAATTCGGTTACATCGCAATCCAATCCACGCGCCCGCAGGCCCTGGCCTACGGTCTGGTCGACTCGCCGGTCGGTCAGCTCGCCTGGATCATGGACAAGTTCCGCGAGTGGACTCACCCGCGAAATGTGGACCCGGACAAGATCATCGACCGGGATCGCCTGCTCACCAACGTCATGCTGTACTGGCTGACCGGCACCGCGGGCTCCGCCGCCTTCGTCGGCTATGCGCAGGGACAACCCTGGGGTCCGCCCAAGCAGAACTCGGGCGTCCCGACCGCCGCCATCATCTTCGCGCACGACGTCGGCATCCGCCGCTACGCCGAGCGCGAGAACACCATCACCCGCTGGATCGACGTCGACCGCGGCGGCCACTTCGCTGCCCTCGAGGAGCCGGAAATGCTGCTCACCGACGTCCGCGAGTTCTTCCGGGAGCTCCGCTGA
- a CDS encoding RidA family protein: MTITTHINPEKLHSNPAFTQAVRVPAGADIVYIGGQNGVDATGEVVGADIGAQARQALENLRICLDAAGASLEDVVKWTVLMVDGQDVRAGFGAFQEVWGQRPNPPAITVATVAGLAVPGALVEIEAVAAISV, translated from the coding sequence ATGACAATCACAACGCACATCAATCCGGAGAAACTGCACAGCAACCCCGCTTTCACCCAGGCAGTACGGGTTCCGGCGGGTGCGGACATCGTCTATATCGGTGGCCAGAACGGCGTCGATGCCACTGGCGAAGTGGTCGGCGCCGATATCGGCGCGCAAGCCCGGCAGGCGCTGGAGAACCTGCGGATCTGCCTGGACGCCGCGGGCGCGTCCCTCGAGGATGTCGTGAAATGGACCGTCCTCATGGTGGACGGGCAGGACGTCCGCGCGGGATTCGGTGCCTTCCAGGAGGTTTGGGGGCAGCGGCCGAACCCGCCCGCCATCACGGTGGCCACGGTCGCCGGCCTCGCCGTACCGGGCGCATTGGTCGAAATCGAAGCGGTGGCCGCGATTTCCGTGTAA
- a CDS encoding CGNR zinc finger domain-containing protein: MQSRAELSPDLRRRFRSGRAALDLVHTGGEGELAVWEIVHTAADLRRWISVILELDDLDAEESDLPALRALRTAITHAAYGLAAGKPLQPKDIAALNKAAAEPPLIPRLHADGTVGYASPTARAALSTLARDAIGLFASPLADRIRVCAADDCGLLFVDTSRPGRRRWCSMERCGNLTKVRKYRETT, translated from the coding sequence ATGCAATCCCGTGCGGAACTTTCCCCCGATCTGCGCCGCCGCTTCCGCAGCGGCCGCGCCGCGCTGGATCTCGTCCATACCGGCGGCGAGGGCGAGCTCGCGGTGTGGGAAATCGTGCACACCGCAGCCGACCTGCGGCGCTGGATCTCGGTAATCCTCGAACTCGACGACCTCGATGCCGAGGAGTCTGATCTGCCCGCCTTGCGCGCACTGCGCACCGCCATCACGCACGCCGCCTACGGACTGGCCGCCGGTAAGCCATTGCAGCCCAAGGACATCGCAGCCCTCAACAAGGCCGCCGCCGAACCACCCCTCATCCCCCGGCTGCACGCCGACGGCACCGTCGGCTACGCCTCCCCCACCGCGCGGGCCGCCCTGTCCACCCTCGCCCGCGACGCCATCGGCCTCTTCGCGAGCCCGCTGGCCGACCGCATCCGCGTCTGCGCCGCCGACGACTGCGGCCTGCTGTTCGTCGACACGTCCCGCCCCGGCCGCCGCCGCTGGTGCTCGATGGAACGCTGCGGCAACCTCACCAAGGTCCGCAAATACCGCGAAACGACCTGA
- a CDS encoding MarR family winged helix-turn-helix transcriptional regulator encodes MDLFDDPRLTVMGLLFEAQDGLVKKLEPTWKANGLSGLDLNAILRLSRSPNRRLRMTDLATQTSLSTSGVTRLVDRLERAGLLTRELDPSDRRSSYAVLTEAGEQRLEAVLPVYIDAIEQWFTGLLTPEQLDGLTTALRVIRDQVNPEATSTTG; translated from the coding sequence ATGGATCTCTTCGACGACCCGCGCCTGACCGTGATGGGCCTGCTGTTCGAAGCGCAGGACGGGCTGGTCAAGAAGCTGGAGCCGACCTGGAAGGCGAACGGGTTGTCCGGGCTGGACCTGAACGCGATACTCCGCCTGAGTCGTTCGCCGAACCGGCGGTTGCGGATGACCGACCTGGCGACGCAGACCTCGCTGTCCACCAGCGGGGTTACCCGGCTGGTGGATCGGCTGGAGCGCGCGGGATTGCTGACACGTGAGCTGGATCCGTCCGACCGGCGCAGCTCCTACGCGGTGCTTACCGAAGCCGGCGAGCAGCGGCTCGAAGCGGTCCTGCCCGTCTACATCGACGCGATCGAGCAGTGGTTCACCGGGTTGCTGACCCCGGAGCAGTTGGACGGATTGACCACCGCGCTGCGCGTCATCCGCGACCAGGTGAACCCGGAAGCGACGTCCACGACCGGCTGA
- a CDS encoding GDSL-type esterase/lipase family protein, whose amino-acid sequence MSRWVAGFRSAVISPYEQIKLVESRAFADQTVRQVLHLAGGGEQLRVRLTNRYGREPLVVGAARIALRKNADEIVTETDRPLLFGGSDRLVIPAGEEAVSDPIDLAVAAGTDLLLSLYLPEPTGLATFSHQPTEIAYVTDRNEVASVSLALSEEVPARFFVTGIDVRADAPVTVAFGDSWFEGVGTTLGANHRSVDYFNERLADGWAVNQGIGGNRLITNEIGEPGLSRFDRDVLEVPGVTRVLINFGINDLILGGMAGQPPATAAELIAGFTQLAERAHAAGLTIHAATIGPYAGCVYPGMPIEESLPIRRAVNEWLRGTDVFNGIFDVAAAVADPERPDFIRPEFDSGDGMHLNDVGAHAMAATMPVA is encoded by the coding sequence ATGTCTCGCTGGGTTGCCGGATTCCGTTCCGCTGTGATCAGCCCCTACGAGCAGATCAAGCTCGTCGAGTCGCGGGCTTTCGCCGACCAGACAGTGCGGCAAGTGCTGCACCTGGCGGGCGGCGGCGAGCAGCTGCGGGTGCGGCTGACCAATCGCTACGGCCGGGAACCCCTCGTTGTCGGGGCCGCGCGAATCGCTCTGCGCAAGAACGCCGATGAGATCGTGACCGAGACCGATCGGCCGCTGCTGTTCGGCGGCAGCGACCGGCTGGTCATCCCGGCGGGCGAGGAGGCGGTCTCCGACCCGATCGATTTGGCCGTCGCCGCGGGAACCGACTTGCTGCTCAGCCTCTACCTGCCGGAACCGACCGGCCTGGCGACCTTCTCGCACCAGCCCACCGAAATCGCTTATGTGACAGATAGAAACGAGGTCGCATCGGTCAGTTTGGCTCTGAGCGAGGAGGTTCCGGCACGCTTCTTCGTGACCGGCATCGACGTGCGCGCCGATGCCCCGGTGACCGTCGCGTTCGGCGATTCCTGGTTCGAGGGCGTGGGCACCACCCTGGGCGCGAACCACCGCTCGGTCGACTACTTCAACGAGCGCCTCGCCGACGGCTGGGCCGTGAACCAGGGCATCGGCGGAAACCGCCTGATCACCAACGAGATCGGTGAACCCGGCCTGAGCCGATTCGATCGTGACGTGCTCGAAGTCCCCGGCGTCACCCGGGTACTGATCAATTTCGGGATCAACGACCTGATTCTCGGCGGCATGGCCGGCCAGCCGCCCGCCACCGCCGCCGAACTCATCGCGGGATTCACCCAGCTGGCCGAGCGCGCGCACGCGGCGGGCCTGACCATCCACGCCGCCACCATCGGCCCGTACGCCGGTTGCGTCTACCCGGGTATGCCGATCGAGGAATCCCTGCCCATCCGCCGCGCGGTGAACGAATGGTTGCGCGGCACGGACGTTTTCAACGGGATCTTCGATGTGGCCGCCGCCGTGGCCGACCCCGAGCGGCCCGACTTCATCCGGCCCGAGTTCGACTCCGGTGACGGCATGCACCTCAACGACGTGGGCGCCCATGCCATGGCCGCCACCATGCCGGTCGCCTGA
- a CDS encoding TetR/AcrR family transcriptional regulator has product MPRPRSLTTADLATAALAVIDRAGLSGLTMRAVAKELHVATMALYRYVADRDQLEVLVVDRVLGGVDLSVPAGDWREQLRALLDRMRVAVSAHPAVVPLLMRHRQSATATLHIIEAMLGVLAAAGFSGHDRVLAQRTLVGFLLGHLQNEHYAALAGPGTAAMAELVAADYPHLTETAAEARGLAPAEEFHGGLDIVLRGLTPPGS; this is encoded by the coding sequence ATGCCCCGCCCTCGCTCCCTGACCACCGCCGATCTGGCGACGGCGGCCCTCGCGGTGATCGACCGCGCGGGCCTGTCCGGCTTGACCATGCGCGCGGTCGCCAAGGAACTGCACGTCGCCACCATGGCGCTGTATCGCTATGTCGCCGACCGCGATCAGCTCGAGGTTCTGGTGGTGGACCGGGTCCTGGGCGGAGTCGACCTGTCGGTTCCGGCCGGTGACTGGCGCGAGCAGCTACGCGCGCTGCTCGATCGCATGCGGGTCGCGGTCTCCGCGCATCCGGCGGTGGTCCCGCTGCTCATGCGGCACCGGCAGTCCGCCACGGCCACGCTGCACATCATCGAAGCCATGCTCGGCGTCCTGGCCGCCGCCGGTTTCAGCGGACACGACCGCGTCCTCGCCCAGCGCACCCTCGTCGGCTTCCTGCTCGGCCACCTGCAGAACGAGCATTACGCGGCCCTCGCCGGGCCCGGCACCGCGGCCATGGCCGAACTCGTCGCGGCCGACTATCCCCATCTCACCGAGACCGCCGCCGAGGCCCGGGGGCTCGCGCCCGCCGAAGAGTTCCACGGCGGTCTCGACATCGTGCTCCGTGGTCTGACTCCGCCGGGCAGTTAG
- a CDS encoding peroxiredoxin-like family protein — translation MSLPTHVPDRVLTAVTGARIPIPDPDCLVHLQFRRFAGCPVCNLHLRSIVNRHPEITAANIREVVVFHSSADELRKYTADFPLDFIADPGRALYREFGVESGRRALLDPRAWPTILRGVVHTVIAVLRKRQIAPPGEPEGGRLGLPADFLIAPDGRVIASKHGVHADDQWSVDELLALTGKEVSA, via the coding sequence ATGTCCCTTCCCACCCACGTGCCCGACCGCGTGCTCACCGCCGTGACCGGCGCGCGGATACCCATCCCCGACCCGGATTGCCTGGTGCACTTGCAGTTCCGGCGCTTCGCGGGCTGCCCCGTGTGCAATCTGCATCTGCGTTCGATCGTCAACCGGCACCCGGAGATCACCGCCGCGAACATCCGCGAAGTGGTCGTATTCCATTCCAGCGCAGACGAACTGCGCAAGTACACCGCCGACTTCCCGCTCGATTTCATCGCCGACCCGGGCCGGGCGCTGTATCGCGAGTTCGGCGTCGAATCCGGCCGGCGGGCCCTGCTCGACCCGCGCGCCTGGCCGACCATCCTCCGTGGCGTCGTACACACCGTCATCGCGGTGCTGCGCAAGCGGCAGATCGCGCCACCGGGCGAACCCGAGGGCGGACGCCTGGGCCTGCCCGCGGACTTCCTGATCGCACCCGACGGCCGGGTCATCGCGTCCAAACACGGTGTGCACGCCGATGATCAGTGGTCGGTCGACGAACTCCTGGCACTGACCGGGAAAGAGGTCTCGGCATGA
- a CDS encoding YHS domain-containing protein, with the protein MMTVELFVSETMAAADRQALAERLLQKLTTAPDAPESVLAKARELTHVLVHSPGTWVTGGPDPAAAPRYLVRLTVPGSWSNNSEFGGHVIPMITAAIAETDPDPGRLTRDPHCVVQIVGLREHGIGLMGRTATSTEITKLMTEEFRASGETPEAPAGFVIDPICGMTVELATAQLTLIHEGTTYGFCAPVCRKVFAEEHAISA; encoded by the coding sequence ATGATGACCGTCGAACTGTTCGTGTCCGAAACCATGGCCGCGGCAGACAGGCAAGCCCTCGCCGAGCGGCTGCTACAGAAGCTGACCACCGCGCCCGACGCCCCGGAGTCGGTGCTGGCCAAAGCCCGTGAGCTGACCCATGTGCTGGTGCACTCCCCCGGTACCTGGGTCACCGGCGGCCCGGATCCGGCCGCCGCCCCGCGCTACCTGGTCCGGCTCACCGTGCCCGGATCCTGGAGCAACAACAGCGAATTCGGCGGTCACGTCATCCCGATGATCACCGCGGCGATCGCTGAGACCGATCCCGATCCCGGCCGCCTCACCCGCGACCCGCACTGCGTGGTGCAGATCGTCGGCCTGCGCGAACACGGCATCGGCCTGATGGGCCGCACCGCGACCAGCACCGAGATCACCAAACTCATGACCGAGGAATTCCGCGCCTCCGGCGAAACACCCGAGGCGCCCGCGGGTTTCGTGATCGACCCGATCTGCGGCATGACCGTCGAATTGGCCACCGCCCAGCTCACCCTCATCCACGAAGGCACCACCTATGGCTTCTGCGCTCCGGTGTGCCGCAAGGTCTTCGCCGAGGAACACGCGATCAGCGCCTGA